The Psychrobacter sp. 28M-43 genome segment GAAGGCAAAGAGCTAGAATTCAAAGTCATCAAACTTGACCAGAAGCGCAACAACGTTGTTGTTAGCCGTCGTGCAGTTATGGAAGCTGAAAACTCAGCTGAGCGCGAAGAGCTATTGAACAAGCTTGAAGAAGGCATCGAGATCGAAGGTATCGTTAAGAACCTTACTGATTACGGCGCGTTCGTTGATCTAGGTGGTATCGATGGTCTATTGCACATCACTGACATGGCATGGCGCCGTATCAAGCATCCATCTGAAGTTGTTGAAGTTGGCCAAGACCTAAAAGTTAAAGTATTGAAGTTTGACCGTGAACGCAACCGCGTTAGCCTAGGTCTAAAACAACTTGGTACTGATCCTTGGGATAACGTTGGCGGCACTTACCCAGTAGGTAGTGTTGTAAAAGCTCGCGTAACCAACTTGACTGACTATGGTTGTTTCGCTGAGATTTCTGAAGGTATCGAAGGTCTAGTACACGTATCAGAAATGGATCATACCAACAAAAACATCCACCCATCTAAAGTTGTTCAAGTGGGCGATGAAGTTGAAGTAATGATTCTTGATATCGATGAAGAACGTCGTCGTATCAGCCTAGGTATCAAACAAACTCTAGCTAACCCATGGGATGAGTTTGATAAGAAACATGAGCGCGGTGATAAAATCACTGGTACTATCAAATCAATCACTGACTTCGGTATCTTTATCGGTCTAGACGGTGGTATTGATGGTCTTGTTCATCTATCTGATATCTCTTGGAACGAAACTGGCGAAGATGCTATCCGTAACTACAACAAAGGTGACACCGTTGAAGCAATGGTATTGTCTGTAGATGCAGAAGCTAACCGTATCAGCCTAGGCGTTAAGCAGTTAAGCTCTGATCCATTCAACGAATACCTAGTCAACAATGACCGTGGTGCTATCGTTAATGGTAAAGTAAAAGAAGTAGACGCTAAAGGTGCTACTATCGAACTTGCTGACGAAGTTGAAGCTTATCTACGTGCTTCTGAAATCCAACGTGACCGCGTTGAAGATGCAACTAAGCATCTGACTGTTGGTGATGACGTTGAAGCGAAAATCATCAGTGTTGATCGTAAAACACGCAACATCAACTTGTCTATCAAAGCGAAAGACGAAGCTGAAGAGCGTCAAGCGATTAAAGAACTAAGCAGCACGAACACTACTGCTGCTCCAGGTTCTGATGCACAACCAAAAACTATTGGTGATTTGATCAAAGAGCAAATGCAGTAAGCTGCAAACTATTGATATAAAAGTAATATAAAAAAAGCGACTTCGGTCGCTTTTTTTTATGATTAGATTTTATTAACACAGTTAGTAATAAAGGTTTTTAGCCAAATGGGCAAACTCTTATTCCCATTTACGCTAATATCCGCTATCATTTGCACCATTGAGTAATGAGATGATAGTTATAAGCTTTTTATAGTCAGAATATGATTCTGAATGTTAGTTTTCAAAGATTAAGTATATATAGTTTAATTATACAAACGCATTTACGTACTATAGAGCGTTGACTTATCATCAGCTTATCCATCAATCAACAAGGCAAGCGTAATAATGCAGCAAGCGATTAACAAATCCGAATTTATTAGTAATTTGAGTGCAAACTGTGACAACATGGCAGACACCGTGGTTGATGACGCAGTGCGTGAAATCTTAAACTTGATGACCCATACTTTAGCCAATGATGGCCGAGTCGAAGTTCGCGGATTCGGTAGTTTTTGTCTACATCACCGCCGTGCCCGTATGGGACGCAATCCTAAGACAGGTGAAAGTGTACCTGTACCGGCTAAAGCTATTCCACACTTTAAGCCAGGCAAGGCCTTACGCGAAGCAGTAAACGATACGGTAGCAAACGGTTAGTTAAACCAGTACTGACTATTGAACCGTCAAAATT includes the following:
- a CDS encoding integration host factor subunit beta, whose amino-acid sequence is MQQAINKSEFISNLSANCDNMADTVVDDAVREILNLMTHTLANDGRVEVRGFGSFCLHHRRARMGRNPKTGESVPVPAKAIPHFKPGKALREAVNDTVANG
- the rpsA gene encoding 30S ribosomal protein S1, translated to MESFAELFEASIEEQGLDIERGSVITGAVVAIDSDWITVDTGLKSEGIVAREEFLSEEGELEVEVGDSVDVVVEAVDNGMGQTLLSREKAKRVETWNFLEKIADNDEIVKGIISSKVKGGFTVDIGSVRAFLPGSLVDVRPIRDTTHLEGKELEFKVIKLDQKRNNVVVSRRAVMEAENSAEREELLNKLEEGIEIEGIVKNLTDYGAFVDLGGIDGLLHITDMAWRRIKHPSEVVEVGQDLKVKVLKFDRERNRVSLGLKQLGTDPWDNVGGTYPVGSVVKARVTNLTDYGCFAEISEGIEGLVHVSEMDHTNKNIHPSKVVQVGDEVEVMILDIDEERRRISLGIKQTLANPWDEFDKKHERGDKITGTIKSITDFGIFIGLDGGIDGLVHLSDISWNETGEDAIRNYNKGDTVEAMVLSVDAEANRISLGVKQLSSDPFNEYLVNNDRGAIVNGKVKEVDAKGATIELADEVEAYLRASEIQRDRVEDATKHLTVGDDVEAKIISVDRKTRNINLSIKAKDEAEERQAIKELSSTNTTAAPGSDAQPKTIGDLIKEQMQ